One part of the Algibacter sp. L1A34 genome encodes these proteins:
- the leuB gene encoding 3-isopropylmalate dehydrogenase, whose protein sequence is MKFNIAVLAGDGIGPEVMEQAQKVSDAVAKKFGHEITWKPALTGAAAIDAVGEPYPDSTHQVCLASDAVLFGAIGLPRFDNDPSAKVRPENGLLQMRKQLGLFANLRPTFTFPSLLDKSPLKQERIEGTDLVFLRELTGGIYFGEKGRRDGGETAFDNCVYTRVEVQRLAKKGFELAMTRSKRLCCVDKANVLETSRLWRETVQAMEKDYPEVEVSYELVDAVAMRLVQWPNSYDVLITENLFGDILTDEASVISGSMGLMPSASMGTDNSLFEPIHGSYPQATGLDIANPMAMVLSAAMMFEIAFNLPEEGKAIRDAVNKALAEGIVTEDLSDGGKAYGTKEVGDYLAANI, encoded by the coding sequence ATGAAATTTAATATAGCAGTTTTAGCAGGTGACGGGATTGGACCTGAAGTAATGGAGCAAGCACAAAAAGTTAGTGACGCGGTTGCGAAAAAATTTGGACATGAAATAACATGGAAACCGGCATTAACAGGAGCAGCAGCAATTGATGCGGTTGGAGAGCCTTACCCAGATAGTACGCATCAAGTTTGTTTAGCTTCGGATGCTGTTTTATTTGGCGCTATTGGTCTGCCTCGTTTTGATAATGATCCGTCGGCAAAAGTTCGACCAGAAAATGGTTTGCTTCAAATGCGTAAACAACTTGGCTTATTTGCTAATTTAAGACCAACTTTTACGTTTCCGTCTTTATTAGATAAATCGCCTTTAAAACAAGAACGTATTGAAGGTACTGATTTAGTATTTTTACGTGAACTTACTGGTGGAATTTACTTTGGAGAAAAGGGTAGAAGAGACGGTGGTGAAACGGCTTTTGATAACTGTGTTTACACACGTGTAGAAGTACAACGCTTGGCTAAAAAAGGTTTTGAATTAGCGATGACACGTTCTAAGAGATTGTGTTGTGTTGATAAAGCTAACGTTTTAGAAACATCTCGTTTATGGAGAGAAACTGTTCAGGCTATGGAAAAAGATTACCCAGAGGTTGAAGTAAGTTATGAACTTGTTGATGCAGTCGCTATGCGTTTGGTGCAATGGCCAAATAGTTATGATGTTTTAATTACTGAAAACTTGTTTGGTGATATTTTAACCGATGAAGCTTCGGTTATTTCTGGATCTATGGGGTTAATGCCATCAGCATCTATGGGAACTGATAATTCTTTGTTTGAACCTATTCATGGGTCTTACCCACAAGCAACAGGATTAGATATTGCTAACCCAATGGCTATGGTATTATCTGCAGCAATGATGTTTGAAATTGCTTTTAACTTACCTGAAGAAGGTAAAGCTATTAGAGATGCTGTTAACAAAGCTTTAGCTGAAGGTATTGTTACTGAAGATTTATCCGATGGTGGAAAAGCTTACGGTACTAAAGAAGTAGGAGATTATTTGGCTGCTAATATTTAG
- a CDS encoding zinc-dependent metalloprotease codes for MKKTILATLSLVMCLTTTTNHAQSKRKKNKKDKSEISKPVEKKKEGKIKPYNEVITKSAVSDDGLFKTHQVGESYFYEIPMEHLGKDMLLVSRISKLPTNMGDGYVNAGTKTNSRLVTWERFKNKILIKEKSYSSVANEELPISISVKSNNYEPTLFAFDISAFSKDSTAVVIDVTKFYTSDVKAISGLPAYMRSEYKVKNLDASRSFINSVKSFPENIEVVQDMTYNASAPPSFKSGESISLQMNQSMILLPENPMQSRFSDERVGWFTLDYVDYGSEALKSDTKTFIRKWRMEPKDPEAYARGELVEPIKPIVYYLDPATPENLRKYIKEGVELWQGPFEKAGFKNAIIAKDPPSIEEDPDFSPEDIRYSVIRYVASTTRNASGPSVSDPRTGEIIESDIIWYHNHLRSYRNRYLIETGAANPAARTLNTPKEDIGEMMKMVIAHEVGHTLGLPHNMSASKAYDVESYRNGDFTQKNGIASTIMDYARYNYIAQPGDQNIRFIRKLGAYDDYAINWGYRVIPEAHTPEAELITLDGWILEKAGDPKYIFGKQRSRFDPTSQTEDIGNNAIKASTYALKNLKYVSIHLPEWTSDITNDYDDLEELYDELFGAWRRYISHVLTNVGGVHENLINPNQSGIPFEAVPKVTQKASVQWLHENAFTTPSWLVQKELLSRTDYEGYTSHLGKYQSSFLNKLLSQEILERLIDHETIDANNYSALELLQDVRKGLWVEANATKNVDIYRRNLQRAYIERMAFLMTESSDVKALARGELSVLKKVVISASYRSTNTTTKYHYKDCLERINTILDPK; via the coding sequence ATGAAAAAAACAATACTAGCAACTTTATCATTAGTGATGTGCTTGACTACCACAACCAACCATGCACAATCTAAACGAAAAAAGAATAAAAAAGATAAAAGTGAAATATCTAAACCCGTTGAAAAGAAAAAAGAGGGTAAAATAAAACCATACAACGAGGTGATTACTAAAAGTGCCGTTTCTGATGATGGTTTATTTAAAACACACCAAGTTGGAGAGTCTTACTTTTATGAAATCCCTATGGAGCACTTAGGAAAAGATATGCTTCTGGTAAGCAGAATTTCTAAACTGCCAACTAATATGGGAGACGGCTATGTTAATGCGGGAACTAAAACCAATTCGCGTTTAGTAACGTGGGAGCGTTTTAAAAACAAAATATTAATTAAAGAGAAGTCTTATAGTTCGGTAGCTAATGAAGAGTTACCTATTAGCATTTCGGTTAAATCTAATAATTACGAACCTACATTATTTGCTTTTGATATTAGTGCGTTTAGCAAAGATTCTACTGCTGTAGTGATCGATGTTACTAAATTTTATACGAGTGATGTTAAAGCGATTAGTGGTTTGCCAGCTTATATGCGCAGTGAATACAAGGTAAAAAACTTAGATGCTTCTAGAAGTTTTATAAACAGTGTTAAGAGTTTTCCTGAGAATATTGAAGTTGTACAAGATATGACTTACAATGCATCTGCACCGCCATCTTTTAAAAGTGGTGAGTCTATAAGTTTACAAATGAATCAATCTATGATTTTGTTACCAGAAAACCCTATGCAATCTCGTTTTTCAGATGAACGTGTGGGATGGTTTACTTTAGATTATGTAGATTATGGAAGTGAAGCATTAAAATCTGACACCAAGACATTTATTCGTAAATGGCGTATGGAACCTAAAGATCCCGAAGCTTATGCTCGTGGTGAATTGGTAGAACCTATTAAGCCTATTGTGTATTATTTAGATCCTGCTACGCCAGAAAACTTACGTAAATACATAAAAGAAGGTGTAGAGTTATGGCAAGGTCCTTTTGAGAAAGCTGGTTTTAAGAATGCTATTATCGCAAAAGACCCACCAAGTATAGAAGAAGATCCTGATTTTAGCCCTGAAGATATACGTTATTCAGTAATTCGTTACGTAGCCAGTACAACTAGAAATGCTAGTGGACCAAGTGTATCAGACCCAAGAACTGGAGAAATTATTGAAAGTGACATTATTTGGTATCATAACCATTTACGATCGTATAGAAATAGATATTTAATTGAAACAGGCGCGGCTAATCCTGCGGCTAGAACATTAAATACACCCAAAGAAGATATTGGTGAAATGATGAAAATGGTAATTGCTCACGAAGTAGGGCATACCTTAGGTTTACCACATAACATGAGCGCAAGTAAAGCTTACGATGTTGAAAGCTATAGAAATGGCGATTTTACACAAAAAAACGGCATTGCTTCTACTATTATGGACTATGCGCGTTATAATTATATTGCGCAACCTGGAGATCAAAACATTAGGTTTATTAGAAAATTAGGAGCTTACGATGATTATGCTATTAATTGGGGTTATCGTGTAATTCCAGAAGCGCATACTCCAGAGGCCGAATTAATAACTTTAGATGGTTGGATTCTTGAAAAGGCTGGTGACCCAAAATATATATTCGGAAAACAAAGAAGTCGTTTTGACCCTACATCACAAACAGAAGATATAGGAAACAATGCTATAAAAGCGAGTACTTATGCGCTTAAAAACTTAAAGTATGTTTCTATCCATTTACCAGAATGGACTAGTGATATCACTAATGACTACGATGATTTAGAGGAATTATATGATGAATTATTTGGAGCGTGGCGTCGTTATATTAGTCATGTATTAACCAATGTTGGAGGTGTGCATGAGAATTTAATTAACCCGAACCAATCAGGAATTCCGTTTGAAGCTGTGCCTAAAGTAACTCAAAAGGCATCTGTACAATGGTTGCATGAAAATGCATTTACAACACCGAGTTGGTTAGTTCAAAAAGAACTTTTAAGCCGAACAGATTATGAAGGTTATACATCGCATTTAGGTAAATACCAAAGTAGTTTTTTAAATAAGTTATTAAGCCAGGAGATTTTAGAACGTTTAATAGATCATGAAACTATAGATGCAAATAATTATTCTGCTTTAGAGTTATTACAGGATGTTCGTAAGGGACTTTGGGTAGAAGCTAACGCAACTAAAAATGTAGATATTTATCGTCGTAATTTACAACGAGCGTATATTGAGCGTATGGCTTTTTTAATGACGGAATCTTCAGATGTTAAAGCTTTAGCTAGAGGAGAATTATCTGTATTGAAAAAGGTTGTTATTAGTGCGTCTTATCGTTCTACTAACACAACCACAAAATACCACTATAAAGATTGTTTAGAGCGTATTAATACTATTTTAGACCCTAAATAG
- a CDS encoding T9SS type A sorting domain-containing protein: protein MKKSYKNLLLIPIIFLSLYLNGQTLEGSQASLVQNGSTYTVIVEDPSNNSGEFQLYPDIFYDIDADQIIYNFRNSDFIEIPLDFNFTGGTVTGITGINVNAVQSTVDVSAVTASVASSGIGVTINTGTATTAGTTYGQIVFDLVVQGVTSNTLPTITGTTSGQTVNDDSTILPFSTISIIDADGDALSATISLDINAKGTLSGMSLSGTGPYNITSTTAAQLQSKLRALSFNPTNNRTATSETTIFTVVVNDGTSNSSDNTTTVISSAVAPTVTSVSVPGDATYTANENLDFVVNYNENVIVNTTNGIPQLSITVGSTTRSANYESGGGTDALVFRYTIQTNEIDTDGITVGTLTVNGGTLKDYGQLEANLTLNSISSTTAVLVDATPPTVTWTGATDNDWDTASNWDTNSVPVSYADIIIPSNLTNYPTASEAVTFNSLTINSEASFIPQSTATGVITYKKNIPDTNWHLIAAPVFGETIEDLINEPSSNFYAGSGSRIGLGYYFRDMTNAWAYSETSTTGTLDSGEGISVKLDSPRDISITGTAKTSDFDRLLFTGTINNYNLIGNPFTAYINSASFAAANTALLSEETVWVWNGTRYIAHNALNPIEIAPGQAFFVNASMEGTAVFKASNRSHKPSENVTPETPNIKLFLERGPVKISTEIFYKAGTTTGFDSGYDSEIISIPVSGEGFDGNNNDIAVFTKLVAGGSSNLAVQTLPDSDYENTEIPVGVIGSSGDIITFSSEIFDPSGTQEIYLEDREKHVFTKISETNYTTTLTTNLTGEGQFYITTKLVPSLSTSNIENKSKFSMYPNPGSNNVKLKSSLGGDFQIINQLGQTVKTFNTQSTIETTVYVGNLSDGMYFVKATNGTSQKLMIKK from the coding sequence ATGAAAAAGTCGTACAAAAACCTTTTATTAATTCCAATTATATTTTTATCATTATATCTCAATGGACAAACACTTGAAGGATCACAAGCTAGCCTAGTTCAAAATGGTAGTACTTATACGGTTATAGTTGAAGACCCTTCTAATAATTCAGGTGAATTTCAACTATATCCCGACATATTTTATGATATTGATGCTGATCAAATTATTTATAATTTTAGAAATAGTGATTTTATAGAAATCCCTTTGGATTTTAATTTTACAGGTGGTACGGTAACAGGAATTACAGGTATAAATGTTAATGCAGTTCAGTCAACGGTAGATGTTTCTGCTGTTACGGCTTCGGTTGCTAGTTCTGGAATTGGTGTAACGATTAATACGGGGACGGCAACTACTGCTGGAACAACTTATGGACAAATTGTATTCGATTTAGTTGTTCAAGGTGTCACTTCAAACACGCTTCCAACAATAACAGGAACAACTTCGGGACAAACCGTTAATGATGATAGTACAATTTTACCTTTTTCAACTATAAGTATAATAGATGCTGATGGCGATGCGCTTTCTGCAACTATTTCTTTAGATATCAATGCTAAAGGTACGTTATCGGGAATGAGTTTATCAGGAACAGGGCCATATAACATTACAAGTACAACTGCTGCACAGTTACAAAGTAAATTAAGAGCCTTATCTTTTAATCCTACAAATAATAGAACAGCCACTTCTGAAACTACAATTTTTACAGTAGTGGTTAACGATGGTACAAGTAATAGCTCTGATAATACCACAACTGTTATTTCTAGTGCCGTTGCTCCAACAGTAACCAGTGTTTCGGTTCCAGGCGATGCAACTTATACTGCTAATGAAAACTTAGACTTCGTGGTTAACTATAATGAAAATGTTATTGTTAATACTACCAATGGAATACCTCAATTAAGCATTACCGTTGGCTCTACAACACGTTCGGCAAATTACGAAAGTGGTGGCGGTACAGATGCTTTGGTATTTAGATATACTATTCAAACTAATGAGATAGACACCGATGGAATAACTGTAGGTACTTTAACAGTAAATGGTGGTACTTTAAAAGATTATGGGCAGCTAGAAGCAAATTTAACCTTAAATAGTATTAGTTCTACTACTGCTGTTTTAGTAGATGCAACGCCTCCAACAGTAACTTGGACAGGTGCAACTGATAATGATTGGGATACTGCTTCCAATTGGGACACTAACTCTGTACCAGTATCATATGCCGATATTATAATTCCGTCTAATTTAACAAATTATCCAACAGCTTCAGAAGCGGTAACATTTAATTCACTAACCATTAATTCTGAAGCTTCTTTTATTCCTCAAAGTACGGCTACAGGAGTAATAACTTATAAAAAAAATATCCCTGATACAAATTGGCATTTAATAGCCGCTCCTGTTTTTGGAGAGACTATAGAGGACTTAATAAATGAACCTAGCAGCAATTTTTATGCTGGATCGGGTTCTAGAATTGGACTTGGTTATTATTTTAGAGATATGACTAATGCTTGGGCATATTCTGAAACATCGACTACCGGTACTTTAGATTCAGGTGAAGGTATATCTGTAAAATTAGATAGTCCTAGAGATATTTCTATTACAGGAACTGCTAAAACATCAGATTTTGACAGATTATTATTCACTGGAACTATAAATAATTATAATTTAATTGGTAATCCTTTTACAGCTTATATAAACTCTGCAAGTTTTGCTGCTGCAAATACAGCATTACTTAGCGAAGAAACTGTTTGGGTATGGAATGGCACTAGATATATAGCACACAATGCTTTAAACCCTATTGAAATCGCTCCTGGACAAGCTTTCTTTGTAAACGCATCGATGGAAGGAACTGCAGTTTTTAAGGCATCAAACCGAAGTCATAAACCTTCTGAGAATGTAACACCTGAAACTCCTAATATTAAATTATTTTTAGAAAGAGGACCAGTTAAAATATCGACTGAAATTTTCTATAAAGCTGGTACAACTACAGGTTTTGATAGTGGATACGATTCCGAAATAATATCTATTCCTGTTTCTGGCGAAGGCTTTGATGGCAATAATAACGACATAGCCGTATTTACTAAATTGGTAGCTGGCGGAAGTAGTAATTTAGCAGTGCAAACTTTGCCTGATTCCGATTACGAAAATACAGAAATTCCAGTAGGAGTAATTGGTTCTAGTGGAGATATAATTACTTTTTCATCTGAAATTTTTGATCCTTCAGGTACTCAAGAAATCTATTTAGAAGACCGTGAAAAGCATGTGTTTACAAAAATATCTGAAACAAATTATACCACAACCCTAACAACTAATCTTACTGGTGAAGGACAATTTTATATCACTACAAAACTTGTCCCATCATTAAGTACTAGTAATATTGAAAACAAATCTAAATTCTCAATGTATCCAAACCCTGGTTCTAATAACGTAAAATTAAAATCTAGTTTAGGAGGCGATTTCCAAATTATTAATCAATTAGGGCAAACTGTAAAAACATTCAATACGCAATCTACAATTGAAACTACAGTTTACGTTGGTAATTTAAGCGACGGTATGTATTTTGTAAAAGCTACAAACGGTACTTCACAAAAATTAATGATTAAAAAATAG